The Streptomyces sp. NBC_00691 genome has a segment encoding these proteins:
- a CDS encoding esterase/lipase family protein — translation MKATALELAILTGHLVLYPSGIVAERLAPVPPPSVTPGRRPVVLLHGFVDNRSVFVMLRRSLTRNGRDCVESLNYSPLTCDLRAAAELLGRRVDEIRARTGHAEVDIVGHSLGGLIARYYVQRLGGDSRVRTLVTLGTPHSGTSVAPLADAHPLVRQMRPGSEVLRELAGPSPGCRTRFVSFWSDLDQIMVPAETARLDHPDLLVHNVRVSGIGHLALPVHPTVAAGVRDALDADGPEAPGAREEEPGATSVA, via the coding sequence ATGAAAGCCACCGCCCTCGAGCTCGCGATCCTCACCGGGCATCTCGTCCTCTACCCGTCCGGGATCGTGGCCGAGCGCCTCGCCCCCGTCCCGCCCCCGTCGGTCACCCCCGGCCGGCGCCCGGTCGTCCTGCTGCACGGTTTCGTCGACAACCGTTCGGTCTTCGTCATGCTGCGCCGCTCCCTCACCAGGAACGGCCGTGACTGCGTCGAGTCGCTCAACTACTCACCGCTCACCTGCGACCTGCGGGCCGCCGCCGAGCTGCTCGGCCGCCGGGTGGACGAGATCCGCGCCCGGACGGGACACGCCGAGGTCGACATCGTCGGCCACAGCCTGGGCGGGCTCATCGCCCGTTATTACGTACAGCGGCTCGGCGGTGACAGCCGGGTACGCACCCTGGTCACGCTGGGGACCCCGCACTCCGGCACGAGCGTGGCCCCGCTCGCCGACGCGCATCCGCTGGTGCGGCAGATGCGGCCCGGTTCGGAGGTCCTGCGGGAGCTCGCCGGGCCCTCGCCCGGCTGCCGGACCCGGTTCGTGAGTTTCTGGAGCGATCTGGACCAGATCATGGTGCCGGCGGAGACGGCGCGGCTCGACCATCCCGACCTGCTCGTGCACAACGTGCGGGTCAGCGGGATCGGTCATCTCGCCCTGCCGGTGCACCCCACGGTGGCCGCCGGGGTCCGGGATGCCCTCGACGCGGACGGTCCGGAGGCCCCGGGAGCGCGTGAGGAGGAGCCGGGCGCCACGTCCGTGGCGTGA